A genomic stretch from Scheffersomyces stipitis CBS 6054 chromosome 6, complete sequence includes:
- a CDS encoding predicted protein (go_component integral to membrane) yields the protein MDQNQKKSDEILFDDLVPLPFRILFLVQLGVFFWYYLVYSCYNLRKLNILHLIKLSYSAHDYSQLDDHYIPNGEFATTLVPDFNSNLILANGIWANLRPVTIVNVIGWAVFKIIQRKVSSNDDVSPAIFIPLSYVIPLALFFHLFYRLFYKSKVQNSMGQYRAFTTMKRILLGKINSSTMRTNDILISDSLVSYSKVLNDFGLYLWNYYYARDIPYSVELEFILLCIPTFIRMKQCYSEYRSTANRQHLFNFIKYSTTLGPLFVNSLIKSIITSPGKDLNEPAFLDKLQSLNRWWYLLSFVNSTYSFIWDVKMDWGLKMFDFLFESKTYYFKMVLLRPKLAFEPVVYFAVILFDFIVRFVWILKVFIVKEGQDQVKWTTLHMLSTFLFGYDAFSFGYTVIEFLEILRRWAWCFIKLDSDWATLEQATGNDIELVNTSKLG from the coding sequence ATGgaccaaaaccaaaaaaaaTCCGACGAGATTCTCTTCGATGACTTGGTGCCGCTTCCATTCCGAATCCTTTTTCTCGTCCAACTCGGAGTTTTTTTCTGGTACTACCTAGTCTATTCGTGTTACAACTTGAGGAAGTTAAACATTTTGCACCTAATCAAGTTGTCATATTCAGCACATGACTACTCACAACTCGATGACCACTACATACCCAATGGAGAGTTTGCTACGACTCTCGTTCCGgatttcaattccaacCTCATTCTAGCCAATGGAATTTGGGCTAACCTTCGACCTGTGACTATCGTCAATGTTATAGGTTGGGCTGTGTTTAAGATTATTCAACGTAAAGTGAGTCTGAACGACGATGTTTCGCCAGCCATTTTTATTCCGTTGTCCTATGTGATCCCGTTAGCAttattttttcatttgttcTATAGATTGTTCTACAAATCCAAAGTGCAAAATTCTATGGGACAGTACAGAGCATTTACCACCATGAAAAGAATCTTGTTGGGTAAGATAAACTCTAGCACAATGAGAACTAACGATATTTTGATATCAGATAGTTTGGTCTCCTACAGCAAGGTATTGAATGACTTCGGCTTGTACCTTTGGAACTACTACTACGCCAGAGACATACCATACAGTGTCGAGTTAGAATTCATTTTACTATGTATACCGACATTTATTCGCATGAAGCAATGTTATTCTGAATACAGAAGCACCGCAAACAGACAGCACttattcaatttcatcaagtatTCTACAACCTTGGGTCCATTATTCGTAAACCTGTTGATCAAATCTATTATCACTTCGCCAGGAAAGGATCTTAATGAACCTGCAttcttggacaaattgCAGTCCTTGAACAGGTGGTGGTACTTGCTTTCGTTTGTAAACTCAACGTATTCGTTTATTTGGGATGTGAAGATGGACTGGGGGCTTAAGATGTTTGATTTTCTCTTCGAATCCAAAACTTACTACTTCAAAATGGTTCTCTTGAGACCTAAATTAGCATTTGAGCCCGTTGTCTATTTCGCTGTCATCTTGTTTGACTTCATAGTGAGGTTTGTCTGGATTCTCAAAGTTTTCATTGTTAAAGAAGGACAGGACCAAGTCAAATGGACGACGTTGCATATGTTGTCAACCTTTTTATTCGGTTACGATGCATTTTCGTTTGGGTACACCGTGATTGAATTCCTTGAGATCCTCCGTAGATGGGCCTGGTGTTTCATCAAACTCGACTCAGACTGGGCCACGCTTGAACAAGCTACCGGTAACGATATTGAGTTGGTCAATACCTCAAAATTGGGCTAA
- a CDS encoding predicted protein — MAGHHGPSLSIAAIATMGSVLVIYATLKSPLKYQWASENRLSPKADLAWRNAAQKWLDNQ, encoded by the coding sequence ATGGCAGGTCACCACGGCCCCAGTTTAAGTATCGCTGCCATCGCCACCATGGGCTCAGTCTTGGTCATTTACGCCACCTTGAAGTCTCCTTTGAAGTACCAGTGGGCTTCTGAAAACAGACTCAGTCCAAAGGCTGACTTAGCTTGGAGAAATGCTGCTCAGAAATGGCTTGACAACCAATAG
- a CDS encoding mitochondrial 54S ribosomal protein YmL3 (go_function RNA binding; ribonuclease III activity~go_process RNA processing), which translates to MLRRIVRLPRPMLRTLVPTRNYQVARLDTSLKTNYDSLTDYGSYKNNIFTHRLPESTAQQSPPLVALHSRLNLPTSYSLSTLSQALNLNKFDDGLANNFGLNTLGKNLMSYYVAEYLLIKYPRLPMPIHNAAVDSLMGVETLHEIGKSWGIEVDQSSKLEKYLSQESEFLKYGKLRFVSEQRKSQVKEDGVYELSQEEIASLHRNKSFVAKETEAYASAVRSIVGGLYTHVGEDATKAFISDHILSRKLPLEQMFQFSQPTRELIRLCDKLSFTEPVEIRLIAETGRLSAHPIYVAGAFCGVEKLGEGIGSSLAEAKTRSVVNALLSYYLYSPISADGADVKFPSDIDYKFEGIVGTGDVAI; encoded by the coding sequence ATGTTGAGAAGGATAGTCAGATTGCCAAGGCCCATGTTGCGGACTCTTGTGCCTACACGTAACTACCAGGTGGCCCGTTTGGATACGTCGTTGAAAACAAACTACGATTCCTTGACCGACTACGGAAGCTACAAGAACAATATTTTCACTCATAGATTGCCTGAATCAACAGCACAACAGTCTCCACCTTTGGTGGCATTACATTCAAGATTGAATTTGCCAACTTCGTACTCGTTATCTACATTGTCACAAGCATtaaacttgaacaagttcgACGATGGGTTAGCTAACAACTTTGGTTTGAACACCTTGgggaagaacttgatgtcGTACTACGTAGCCGAATATTTGTTGATTAAATACCCCAGATTGCCCATGCCTATTCACAATGCTGCTGTCGACTCGTTGATGGGCGTAGAAACTTTGCATGAAATAGGAAAGTCCTGGGGTATCGAAGTAGACCaatcttccaagttggaaaagtacTTGAGCCAAGAGTCAGAATTTTTGAAGTACGGAAAATTGAGATTTGTTTCAGAACAGAGAAAAAGTCAGGTCAAGGAAGATGGGGTCTACGAGTTgagtcaagaagaaattgctTCTCTCCATAGAAACAAATCTTTTGTAGCCAAAGAAACTGAAGCATATGCCTCCGCTGTGAGATCTATAGTCGGTGGGTTGTACACTCatgttggtgaagatgCCACCAAGGCATTTATAAGTGACCACATTCTCTCGAGAAAGTTGCCTTTGGAACAGATGTTCCAGTTCTCGCAACCTACCAGAGAATTGATCAGATTGTGTGACAAGTTGAGCTTCActgaaccagttgaaatCAGATTGATTGCTGAGACTGGTAGATTGTCAGCTCATCCAATTTATGTAGCTGGTGCATTCTGTGGTGTCGAAAAGTTGGGTGAAGGAATAGGATCGTCGCTAGCCGAAGCTAAGACCAGATCTGTGGTCAATGCCTTGTTGTCATACTATTTATATTCTCCTATAAGCGCCGATGGTGCTGATGTCAAATTTCCAAGCGACATTGACTACAAATTCGAAGGCATAGTTGGCACTGGTGACGTTGCCATCTAA
- a CDS encoding predicted protein (go_function catalytic activity; phosphoribosylamine-glycine ligase activity~go_process purine base biosynthesis): protein MSKQLNILVIGNGGREHAIVWRLAQSASVNKIYVAPGNGGTATDSDKIVNVPHLSGSPKDFEALQKFAVDNNINLVVPGPEQPLVDGITTVFTKVGIPVFGPSAAAAVMEGSKAHSKIFMDKHNIPTARFQNFKSVEEAKKHIETIDYKIVLKADGIAAGKGVLIPETKEEALKGLNEIMVDKNFGAAGDEIVIEEFLEGDELSILTITDGYTFFNLPAAQDHKRIGDGDKGLNTGGMGAYAPAPIATPAILKKIDELIIKPTIDGMRQDGTPMNGVLFTGIMLSPSKEPKVLEYNVRFGDPETQTVLPLLTEDTDLAQVFLACAEHRLDSVTIKTKPDMFSTTVVMAAGGYPESYKKGDEITVKSPLPANTYVFHAGTGEKDGKVVTAGGRVIASTAIAPTLRESVDRAYVGVDHVSFTGKYNRKDIAHRAFRDAASTSQGITYADAGVSVDNGNLLVEQIKAKVKSTARAGADSDIGGFGGLFDLKKAGYNTDDTLLVAATDGVGTKLRIAQIMNIHDTVGIDLVAMNVNDLVVQGAEPLIFLDYFATGKLDIEVAAKFVSGVADGCIQAGCALVGGETSEMPGMYDEGHYDTNGTAVGAVTKSKILPKIENMKTGNVLIGVTSDGIHSNGFSLVRRIIEVSDYEYTSVAPWSKEGKTIGEEVLVPTKIYVKQFLKSINEGLLLGLAHITGGGLVENVPRALPKNLQAKIDMNTWEVPEIFKWFGKQGKVPYNDILKTFNMGIGMVLIVEEDNVDKVLSNLKASGETGIVIGSLVDRKEGEEGCVVDNVEGLY, encoded by the coding sequence ATGTCCAAGCAATTAAACATTCTTGTTATTGGAAACGGTGGAAGAGAACATGCCATTGTCTGGAGATTGGCCCAGTCTGCCTCCGTCAACAAGATCTATGTTGCTCCAGGTAACGGTGGTACGGCTACAGACTCGGATAAGATTGTGAATGTACCCCACTTGTCCGGCTCGCCAAAGGACTTTGAAGCTTTGCAGAAGTTTGCTGTTGACAATAATATCAACTTAGTGGTTCCAGGCCCAGAACAACCTTTGGTAGACGGTATCACCACAGTTTTCACCAAGGTTGGTATTCCAGTTTTTGGAccttctgctgctgctgctgtcaTGGAAGGCTCTAAGGCTCattccaagatcttcatGGACAAGCACAACATCCCTACTGCCAGGttccaaaacttcaaatctgtggaagaagccaagaagcACATTGAGACGATTGACTACAAGATCGTCTTGAAGGCCGACGGCATTGCTGCTGGTAAAGGTGTCTTGATCCCAGAGACCAAAGAGGAAGCCTTGAAGGGCTTGAATGAAATCATGGTGGACAAGAACTTCGGCGCTGCTGGCGACGAGATCGTTATCGAGGAGTTCTTGGAAGGTGACGAGTTAAGTATTTTGACCATCACCGATGGTTAcactttcttcaacttgccAGCTGCTCAAGACCACAAGAGAATTGGCGATGGTGACAAGGGATTGAACACTGGAGGTATGGGTGCCTATGCTCCAGCCCCTATTGCTACACCAgccattttgaagaagattgatGAATTAATCATTAAGCCTACTATTGATGGTATGAGACAAGATGGTACGCCTATGAACGGTGTTTTGTTCACAGGTATCATGTTGTCGCCTTCTAAAGAACCAAAAGTCTTGGAATACAATGTTAGATTTGGTGATCCAGAAACTCAGACTGTATTGCCTTTGTTGACTGAAGACACAGATTTGGCCCAGGTCTTCTTAGCCTGTGCTGAACACAGATTAGATTCTGTCACTATCAAAACTAAACCAGACATGTTCTCCACTACTGTCGTTATGGCTGCTGGTGGTTATCCAGAATCCTACAAGAAGGGAGACGAAATCACTGTTAAGTCCCCATTGCCTGCCAACACTTATGTGTTCCATGCTGGTACTGGCGAAAAGGACGGTAAGGTAGTTACTGCTGGCGGTAGAGTTATTGCTTCTACTGCTATTGCTCCTACTTTGAGAGAATCTGTTGACAGGGCCTATGTAGGTGTAGACCATGTTTCCTTCACCGGCAAGTATAACCGTAAGGACATTGCCCACAGAGCTTTCCGTGATGCCGCTTCTACTTCTCAAGGTATCACCTATGCCGATGCTGGTGTCTCTGTAGACAATGGTAACTTATTGGTAGAACAGATAAAGGCCAAGGTCAAGTCAACTGCTAGAGCTGGTGCCGATTCGGACATCGGTGGCTTTGGTGGGTTGTTcgatttgaagaaagctGGCTACAACACCGACGACACTTTGTTGGTGGCTGCTACTGATGGTGTAGGcaccaagttgagaatCGCACAAATCATGAACATCCACGATACTGTTGGTATTGACTTGGTGGCCATGAACGTGAATGATTTAGTTGTACAAGGTGCCGAACCTTTGATTTTCTTAGACTACTTTGCTACAGGTAAGTTGGACATTGAAGTTGCCGCCAAATTCGTCAGTGGTGTTGCAGATGGATGCATCCAAGCTGGCTGTGCTTTAGTCGGTGGGGAAACCTCCGAAATGCCCGGTATGTACGATGAAGGTCACTACGACACCAACGGTACTGCTGTTGGTGCTGTAACCAAGAGTAAGATTTTGCCTAAGATTGAAAATATGAAGACTGGAAATGTGTTGATTGGTGTCACTTCCGATGGTATCCACTCCAATGGTTTCTCGTTGGTGCGTCGCATCATTGAAGTTTCCGACTATGAATACACTTCGGTTGCTCCATGGTCTAAAGAAGGCAAGActattggtgaagaagtGTTGGTTCCTACTAAGATCTACGTTAAACAGTTTTTGAAGTCCATCAACGAAGGCTTGTTGTTGGGATTGGCTCACATCACGGGTGGTGGTTTGGTGGAAAACGTTCCAAGAGCATTGCCAAAGAATTTACAGGCAAAGATAGATATGAACACTTGGGAAGTTCCAGAAATCTTCAAGTGGTTTGGAAAGCAAGGTAAGGTCCCTTACAACGACATCCTCAAGACCTTCAACATGGGTATTGGTATGGTGTTGATTGTCGAAGAGGACAATGTCGACAAGGTATTGTCAAACTTAAAGGCATCCGGTGAAACAGGTATTGTCATTGGATCCCTTGTTGACAGAAAGGAAGGCGAAGAAGGATGTGTTGTTGACAATGTTGAGGGGTTGTACTAA
- the GSH1 gene encoding Glutamate--cysteine ligase (go_function glutamate-cysteine ligase activity~go_process glutathione biosynthesis): MGLLSLGTPLDWHESKKHNEHVRENGITQLINIFRQHASRSNDKFLWGDEVEYMLVDIDSKNKTARLSIDKDYILDDLNDPDKSLHKSVDNNISFHPEYGRFMLESTPASPYNGTCLKDYVYVEENMIVRRKISESELPPHIKPLTLTSFPRMGCNNFTSPPAKAIGPASQSLFLPDEIINRHVRFPTLTANIRKRRGSKVAINLPMYPDVNTKLIDDSIPRDRDLFVSDKEPWLGAAKPGHVYMDSMGFGMGSSCLQITMQAQDISEARYLYDTLAPITPIMLSLSAASPIFKGYLVNQDVRWNVISGAVDDRTFVERDVEPYNGYDLFGGMNVDKRQHLPSPKQSVNKYGDINNLTTKDGKPIQKIPKSRYDSIDNYLNDQNYSTNYFKDEYNDIYSPINEKVYKRLLEQNSDLFDEYTAKHFAHLFIRDPLVLFSERIDQDNSTENDHFENLQSTNWQTLRFKPPALYSSDTDLSSKPGWRVEFRPMEIQLTDFENAAYSNFISLLSKAIIKFKPNLYIPISKIETNMRLAHNVDSVLNEKFWFKSLDQWNLDNSDFVGYDLSWFDRFLNKGNDELGYDEVYVNGYSINGRRRTIEAVNDIDDHGIDERYSINEIINGNDKFPGLIRLVVKVIATDLLPEGSHHCENSDLAKNLTRIQKYLQLISQRASGKVPTTANWLRNSVLRSDFYKRDSKVSEALNYVLVEKAAAITDLRDKDLLIDLLGETTTEYLLNSI; the protein is encoded by the exons ATGGGCTTGTTATCTTTGGGAACTCCCCTTGATTGGCACGAGTCCAAGAAACACAACGAACATGTTCGGGAGAACGGAATCACCCAGTTGATCAACATCTTCCGCCAGCATGCCTCACGCTCGAACGACAAGTTCCTCTGGGGGGATGAGGTTGAGTACATGCTTGTAGACATAGACAGCAAGAACAAGACAGCCAGATTGTCCATCGACAAGGACTACATCCTCGACGACTTGAACGACCCTGACAAGTCGTTGCACAAGCTGGTGGATAACAATATTCTGTTCCATCCAGAGTACGGTCGGTTTATGCTTGAAAGTACCCCTGCTTCACCTTATAATGGTACTTGTTTGAAAGACTACGTTTATGTAGAGGAGAATATGATCGTCCGTAGAAAGATCAGCGAGTCTGAGTTGCCTCCCCACATCAAGCCTTTGACACTTACTTCGTTTCCACGTATGGGATGTAACAACTTCACGTCTCCTCCAGCCAAAGCCATTGGCCCTGCTTCGCAGTCGTTGTTTCTCCCCGACGAGATCATTAATCGTCATGTGAGATTCCCCACGTTAACAGCCAACatcagaaaaagaagaggatcCAAAGTGGCTATCAATTTGCCCATGTACCCTGACGTCAATACGAAGTTGATTGACGACTCCATTCCTAGAGACAGAGACTTGTTTGTCAGCGATAAAGAGCCCTGGCTCGGTGCTGCTAAACCCGGACATGTCTATATGGACTCGATGGGGTTTGGTATGGGCTCCAGCTGTTTGCAGATCACAATGCAAGCCCAGGACATCAGCGAAGCCAGATATCTCTACGACACTTTGGCACCCATTACGCCTATCATGTTGAGTTTGTCAGCTGCTTCCCCTATATTCAAAGGCTATCTCGTCAATCAAGACGTGAGATGGAACGTAATCAGCGGTGCTGTCGACGACAGAACATTTGTAGAACGTGACGTAGAGCCATATAATGGCTACGATCTATTTGGAGGCATGAATGTAGACAAAAGGCAGCACTTACCACTGCCAAAGCAGTCAGTAAACAAGTATGGagacatcaacaacttgactACCAAAGATGGGAAGCCGATCCAGAAGATTCCGAAATCGAGATACGACTCCATTGACAACTACTTAAACGATCAAAACTACTCGACTAACTACTTCAAAGACGAATACAATGATATCTACTCGCCCATCAACGAAAAAGTCTACAAACGTTTGTTGGAACAGAACTCCGACTTGTTTGACGAGTATACAGCAAAGCATTTCGCGCATTTGTTCATCAGAGATCCTTTGGTATTGTTCAGTGAGCGGATAGATCAGGACAACAGTACGGAGAACGACCATTTCGAGAATCTCCAGTCCACAAACTGGCAGACCCTCAGATTCAAGCCTCCAGCATTATATTCTTCTGACACGGATCTCAGCTCAAAGCCCGGTTGGAGAGTTGAATTCCGTCCTATGGAGATCCAGTTGACCGACTTCGAAAATGCAGCATACTCTaacttcatttctttgCTTTCGAAAGCcatcatcaagttcaaacCTAATCTCTACATTCCGATCCTGAAGATCGAAACCAACATGAGATTGGCTCACAATGTTGATTCCGTGCTTAACGAGAAGTTCTGGTTCAAGTCCTTAGACCAATGGAACTTGGATAACAGCGACTTTGTTGGCTATGACCTCTCATGGTTCGACAGATTCTTAAACAAGGGCAATGACGAATTGGGCTACGATGAAGTGTACGTCAATGGCTACTCCATTAACG ggagaagaagaaccattGAGGCCGTCAACGATATCGATGACCATGGAATCGACGAAAGATATTCTATCAATGAGATCATCAATGGGAATGACAAGTTCCCAGGTTTGATCAGATTGGTCGTCAAGGTTATTGCTACAGATTTGCTTCCTGAAGGATCTCACCATTGTGAGAACTCTGACTTGGCTAAGAATTTGACTAGAATTCAGAAATACTTGCAATTGATTTCTCAAAGAGCAAGTGGCAAGGTTCCCACGACAGCCAACTGGTTGAGAAACAGTGTGTTAAGATCTGACTTCTACAAGCGAGACTCGAAGGTAAGCGAAGCTTTGAACTAcgttcttgttgagaaagCTGCTGCCATCACTGACTTGAGGGACAAGGACTTGTTGATAGACTTGTTGGGAGAGACAACAACCgaatatttgttgaacagCATTTAG
- the SMI1 gene encoding Protein involved in (1,3)-beta-glucan synthesis (possibly involved through regulation of cell wall glucan and chitin synthesis chromatin binding protein), with protein MGLMDNFKAFVHSITTDDHYATYDSPYKHTGSANGSNVEGGSGANGSSSRLSELNRLNAYQNSSSHSLVDGSRNSSTSNVGYRPGQKSSGTVTEYPLQTLNQSGQPPLPTIDSLWDRIESWIDDEYPELEDYLNDGVTTADLNEFENDLGCGSLPVEFRQFYKRHDGQFRGGKPTGLIMGLALLDLEGIAEEYAVWSKVAQRLEGQQYIVQQQQQQQQKETSSSAATATQRPLSNTFIANQRSIPPNSVQPYYYHKGWVPILKDHIGNQIALDLAPGPQGIWGQVIIFGRDYDTKLVVASSFQEFIFNFVNDLEAGNYEIDSAQLHEDLGYLSNSRNDDYMIGDEDEDQGELTFYDQGGKEFGKGALKGVSSYVEVIKRRSLKKYGLTENFSTTFTPVRVPVKKPAAPSATESGSNTPLRAQSPSLGQSSTAAKSSGSSPLINVESANKSVTLQRETIIDDKLETETENKIEDKIIKEEPEIASKTEESDDALVTAEESEQPEDQPLIEGSEGIEEGLKDVAL; from the coding sequence ATGGGGTTGATGGATAACTTCAAGGCTTTCGTGCATCTGATCACCACAGATGACCACTACGCTACATACGACTCTCCTTACAAACATACCGGCAGTGCCAATGGTAGCAATGTCGAAGGAGGCTCAGGAGCTAATGGATCGTCGTCCAGACTTTCCGAACTCAACCGTCTCAATGCGTACCAAAACTCTTCGAGTCATTCTCTTGTAGACGGCAGTCGCAACAGCTCAACTTCCAATGTAGGCTACAGACCTGGTCAAAAGTCGTCTGGAACTGTTACTGAGTACCCTTTGCAAACTTTGAACCAGAGCGGACAACCTCCTCTACCAACCATTGACTCGCTTTGGGACAGAATCGAAAGTTGGATCGACGATGAGTACCCCGAGTTGGAAGACTACTTGAACGATGGAGTCACCACTGCCgacttgaacgagtttGAAAACGACTTGGGCTGTGGTTCGCTTCCTGTAGAATTCAGACAATTCTATAAGAGACACGATGGCCAATTTCGTGGAGGTAAGCCAACCGGTTTGATCATGGGCCTAGCTCTTTTGGACTTAGAGGGAATTGCTGAAGAGTATGCTGTCTGGTCCAAAGTAGCCCAAAGGTTGGAAGGTCAACAGTACATTgttcaacagcaacaacaacagcagcaaaaAGAAACTTCCTCCAGTGCTGCCACCGCTACTCAAAGACCTTTAAGCAATACATTCATAGCTAACCAGAGATCTATTCCACCTAACTCGGTGCAGCCATATTATTACCACAAGGGCTGGGTTCCTATCTTGAAGGACCACATTGGTAACCAGATAGCATTGGATTTGGCACCAGGTCCTCAGGGTATATGGGGACAAGTCATAATATTCGGAAGAGATTACGACACCAAGTTGGTTGTAGCTTCGAGTTTCCAAGAATTtattttcaacttcgtcaATGATTTAGAAGCAGGAAATTACGAAATTGACTCCGCTCAACTTCATGAAGATTTGGGATACCTCTCGAACTCCAGAAACGACGACTACATGATTGgcgatgaagacgaagaccAAGGTGAATTGACTTTTTACGATCAGGGTGGAAAGGAGTTCGGCAAGGGTGCCCTCAAAGGAGTTTCTAGTTACGTTGAAGTTATCAAGAGAAGatcgttgaagaaatatggTTTGACAGAAAACTTCTCGACTACTTTCACTCCTGTAAGGGTTCCAGTTAAGAAACCTGCGGCTCCATCTGCCACTGAAAGCGGCTCCAACACTCCCTTGAGAGCTCAAAGTCCTTCCTTGGGGCAGTCGAGCACTGCTGCTAAAAGTTCTGGATCCAGTCCGTTGATCAATGTAGAATCCGCCAACAAGAGTGTAACTTTACAAAGAGAAACCATTATCGACGACAAGCTCGAAACTGAGACAGAAAACAAAATCGAAGACAAGATaataaaagaagaaccagaaataGCCTCCAAAACAGAGGAATCGGATGATGCTCTTGTAACTGCGGAAGAATCTGAGCAGCCAGAAGATCAGCCTTTGATCGAAGGATctgaaggaattgaagaaggcttGAAGGACGTTGCTTTATAG
- a CDS encoding predicted protein — protein LLDLSPLANWKLSSYKQGYGLPQLRDDSPDTYWQSDGSNGSNQNNSAIMNNELCNPHSITIQFSKKVSLERISIFTNYSLDESYTPSKIKILAGSSDGWDLNEVCTVNFSKPIGWSHIIFNGIRSDGVLKCFVVKLIVLANHQDGKDSHIRAIRCF, from the coding sequence TTGTTGGATTTATCACCACTAGCTAATTGGAAGTTATCTTCCTACAAACAAGGATATGGACTCCCTCAGCTTAGAGATGACTCTCCTGACACATACTGGCAGTCAGATGGAAGCAACGGTAGTAATCAGAACAACAGTGCTATTATGAATAACGAGTTATGTAATCCACATTCTATAACCATTCAGTTTTCCAAAAAAGTATCTTTGGAAAGGATCTCCATTTTCACCAATTACAGTCTTGATGAAAGTTATACACCTTCTAAAATCAAGATCCTTGCTGGATCTTCTGATGGCTGGGATTTAAACGAAGTTTGTACTGTTAACTTTAGTAAGCCGATCGGATGGTCGCATATCATCTTCAACGGGATCAGGAGTGATGGAGTACTCAAATGTTTTGTGGTAAAATTGATCGTACTTGCCAATCATCAAGACGGCAAAGATTCTCATATTCGAGCCATTAGAtgtttt
- the BNA6 gene encoding Nicotinate-nucleotide pyrophosphorylase [carboxylating] (Quinolinate phosphoribosyltransferase [decarboxylating]) (QAPRTase) (Biosynthesis of Nicotinic Acid Nicotinate-nucleotide pyrophosphorylase [carboxylating] (Quinolinate phosphoribosyltransferase [decarboxylating]) (QAPRTase)~go_function nicotinate-nucleotide diphosphorylase (carboxylating) activity~go_process NAD biosynthesis) has protein sequence MASAYANLLPVNGRWKQQITDYLTEDVPSFDFGAFVVGDKVETASLYMKQAGLICGVPFAAEVFKQTELEVIWHYKEGQYINNDDLKAEGGKIVVATVKGPANKILLAERTALNLLARASGIATQSYITKKLADESGYTGLIAGTRKTTPGLRHLEKYSMLVGGVDTHRYDLSSMVMLKDNHITSTGSITKAVKSARSVCGFAVKVEVEVSTEDDAREAIDAGADVIMLDNFSGAELQKVAHNLKSYYKDSQKSYLLECSGGLTLHNLSSFLCNDIDIYSTSSIHQGTGIVDFSLKINAN, from the coding sequence ATGGCTTCTGCTTACGCTAACTTGTTACCTGTCAATGGCAGATGGAAACAACAAATCACCGACTATTTAACTGAAGATGTGCCTTCCTTTGATTTTGGAGcatttgttgttggagaCAAGGTGGAAACTGCTTCGTTGTATATGAAGCAAGCGGGTTTGATCTGTGGGGTTCCTTTTGCTGCCGAAGTTTTCAAGCAAACTGAATTAGAGGTTATTTGGCACTACAAGGAGGGTCAGTATATCAACAATGATGACTTGAAAGCTGAAGGTGGTAAGATCGTTGTTGCTACTGTTAAGGGTCCAGCCAATAAGATCTTATTGGCCGAAAGAACAGCTTTGAATCTACTTGCCAGAGCTTCGGGCATTGCTACCCAATCTTACATCACCAAGAAATTGGCAGATGAAAGTGGCTACACTGGTTTAATTGCCggaacaagaaaaacaacTCCTGGCTTGAGACATCTTGAGAAATATTCTATGCTTGTTGGGGGTGTAGACACTCATAGGTACGACTTGAGTTCTATGGTCATGTTAAAGGATAACCACATCACTTCCACAGGAAGTATTACGAAGGCTGTTAAGAGTGCTAGATCCGTATGTGGTTTCGCAGTCAAGGTCGAAGTAGAAGTTAGCACTGAAGATGATGCTCGTGAAGCAATTGATGCTGGAGCAGACGTTATCATGTTAGATAATTTTTCTGGTGCTGAATTGCAAAAGGTTGCACATAACTTGAAGAGCTACTATAAGGACTCCCAGAAGTCATACTTATTGGAATGCTCTGGTGGTTTGACCTTACATAACTTGAGCAGCTTCTTGTGTAATGATATCGACATCTACTCCACATCTTCTATCCACCAGGGTACTGGCattgttgatttctccTTGAAGATTAATGCCAACTAA